A genomic region of Arachis stenosperma cultivar V10309 chromosome 9, arast.V10309.gnm1.PFL2, whole genome shotgun sequence contains the following coding sequences:
- the LOC130951246 gene encoding extensin-like has protein sequence MTNLAMLFITLSIIWVLFSVPSTVSEITRHHEQPQHTMCNECHENPPLPPPPPPEIKCPPPPVPVIECPPPPVPVIESPPPPGLPSPRPPRPIWPTRPPRPPWPPLPPILPPILPPSPPLPSLLPPPPRPSLYPEGPEVEGEDYDDYNDGEKLEPAMQYLTFVALLSLPYYLLL, from the coding sequence ATGACAAATTTAGCCATGTTGTTCATCACCTTGTCCATAATCTGGGTTTTATTTTCAGTACCCTCAACTGTTTCAGAGATCACTCGCCATCATGAACAACCTCAACACACAATGTGCAATGAGTGTCATGAAAACCCACCATTGCCACCTCCACCGCCTCCGGAGATAAAGTGCCCACCACCGCCGGTCCCTGTGATAGAGTGTCCACCACCACCGGTCCCTGTGATAGAGAGTCCACCACCACCAGGGCTTCCATCACCTCGGCCACCACGGCCGATATGGCCGACAAGGCCACCACGGCCACCATGGCCACCATTGCCACCAATATTGCCACCAATATTACCACCATCACCACCACTTCCATCACtgctaccaccaccaccacggCCATCACTGTATCCTGAAGGGCCGGAAGTAGAAGGAGAGGATTACGATGATTACAATGACGGCGAAAAGTTGGAGCCAGCAATGCAGTACTTGACTTTCGTAGCCCTTCTTTCGCTTCCATATTACTTGTTACTTTAG
- the LOC130949212 gene encoding uncharacterized protein LOC130949212, with protein sequence MRLSLGENNNIQELRNFAEWLLKIGDGLAGDSTDGESIVHIPSDILIKNFETALDDLIDFVYPDMLSNLSVENYFKDRVILAPTLDCVTDVNNKMTEGLPGQERVYLSSDSVCDEEGNIEFELDAFSPEILNGINCSGLPPHKLVLKVGAPVMLLRNIDQTNGLCNGTRMQVRRMENHVIECKTLTGNKAGSIILIPRLNLIPNNETLPVRFQGRRFPIIMSFAMTINKSQEQTLSKVGIYLPRPVFTHGQLYVALSRVTSKDDLRVLLQDH encoded by the coding sequence ATGAGATTGTCACTAGGTGAAAACAACAACATACAAGAACTCAGAAATTTTGCagaatggctactcaaaattgGTGATGGTTTGGCTGGTGATTCAACAGATGGTGAATCGATCGTTCATATACCATCTGACATTTTGATTAAGAACTTTGAGACAGCTTTGGATGACCTCATTGATTTCGTGTATCCAGATATGTTATCCAATTTATCCGTTGAAAATTATTTCAAGGATAGAGTAATTCTTGCACCAACTTTGGATTGTGTCACTGATGTCAACAACAAGATGACTGAAGGGTTACCTGGACAAGAAAGAGTCTACTTAAGTTCAGACTCTGTGTGTGATGAAGAGGGAAATATAGAATTTGAGTTAGATGCTTTCTCGCCGGAGATTCTAAATGGAATAAATTGTTCAGGTCTACCACCACACAAGTTGGTTCTGAAGGTTGGCGCTCCTGTTATGTTGCTACGGAATATAGACCAAACTAATGGTTTGTGCAATGGAACGAGGATGCAAGTTAGAAGAATGGAAAATCATGTGATAGAATGCAAGACTTTAACTGGTAACAAAGCTGGAAGTATTATTCTTATCCCAAGACTGAATCTAATTCCAAATAATGAAACATTGCCGGTCAGGTTTCAAGGAAGACGATTCCCAATTATCATGTCATTTGCAATGACAATAAATAAGTCCCAGGAACAAACTCTATCGAAAGTTGGAATTTACCTTCCAAGGCCAGTTTTCACCCATGGTCAATTGTATGTTGCGTTATCAAGGGTAACGAGTAAAGATGATCTGCGAGTGCTATTGCAAGATCATTGA